Within the Osmerus eperlanus chromosome 10, fOsmEpe2.1, whole genome shotgun sequence genome, the region ACTGAACATCTACGGATGCAGTTCTACAAATGAAGAAGTTCTAATCACATGCACATAGACTGACCCTTGAGCCTGACTCTAGGTCTAGCTTGTAGGAGGGGGTCTCAGAGGCGGGGGCCCAGCGCTGGCCGCACCTGCGGCCCACACTGCTGCTGACGTAGGGGGTCCAGTTACTGTTCCTGTGGGTCCCGGGGGGCTCCCTAACCTGCCTGGCCTCTAGAGGGAACTTCTGCTCCCAATCAGAGATGCAGGATGCTACAGACACACTAatcgaggtggaggaggaagggggggggtggccCTGAACTGCTTTGACCTTTGCCTGGTGTTGGTGGCGGGAGGGCGTTTTGCTGGAGTCCTGTAAGGgacggcgaggggggggggggggggggggtaggatatTGAAGCTGCAAGTTGAAGTCTCAAGCTGTCAAATGTGGTACATGCAAAGCTTGTAGAAATAGACAAGAGCCATAACTTTGTGTGATTTAAAAAACATCCAAAAACTGACAAATGAGGAGCTGGGATATCACATTTGCTTGGAATGGAGTGACACATACACCTTGGACATGCCATGCATTACAGACAGAGGGGCGAGGAGGGAGGTCACTCACAGGTAGGGGCGTTGGCGAGGCAGACCTCTTCTGTGGAGCTGCACGGTCCCTCTCCCGGGAGGGCCTTTGGGGCTTCTCAGGTCGCTCTGTGGCGTTGCTCTCCGTCACGATGGCCTTCAGCTGCTTTAGCTTCTCGTCCTTCACCCACAGCTTGTTCTGCAACTCCATCTGCTTGGCATTCACACGCCTCTCCTGAGGTAGGCAGAAGGCCAAAACAAAACATTATTAACTAAAGTGACTGATTACCATCACTGTGAGCTGTAGCACTTTGAATGTACCGTGAGGTGCCATTAAAAGTGCTATtaaaatgcagtccatttgcCATTATAGACCCAACTCTTCTAGAAAATAACATAAGAATTCTATAAATCAATATGTCAATAAACTCCCAGTTCCATCACTTCTAAAAGCACTCCTACCAGCTAAGTGTTGCACAAAATACCCTCTCCCTTCAAACCAGCTAAGCCAATCGTTCCAGGTATTGAGGTGCTACTTACACACTCCTTCTCCCACTTGTGCTTGGTGTCGGTGACCATGCCCTGCATGCGCTGCTCCATGCGCCTCCTCTCGGACAGCTCCCTGTTCAGCTTCTGCTCCCggctctccagctcctgcttcAGGGAGCGCTTGTCCTCCTCGTAAATGTTGGTGGTTTTCTGGAGGATGTCGATCTGAGGATGAAAGGGATTAGATATCAGTTAATGCCACGATTTCTATTATAGCACATCAAGTGAACCCGTTGAACCAGCCTAAAATCACATTTTTATCTAATCAAGCTGTAAGTAAATAGATTTTGTTCAGACATACGCAATATAAGTCTATAAAACCTCACTACTGATTTAGGTACCTTGTATTCCAGCATTTTGGATTTTTTCTCCAGACGTTCAATCTCAGTCTTCTGGTTAGAGATGACTTTTTCCTTCTCCCCCAGCTTCCCCCTCTGGTCTTGGATAAAGTTCTCCTTGGCCATGAGGTTGCCGTCAAActcctgcagcatggatttGAGTTTGTTGGCTGTGAAAGAGAGGTTTGTTATTGAAACCTAACTTAGTATAAATGTGAATGTCTATGCAAGTGCCGAATTTCCTCATCTTGATAGACTGCGTAGCAGCTGGCAATGACAAATGGTTGTCCGTGTCCAGTTCCCTGTCCCTCCTTCAGGTCATGGATGTGTGATGTATAGTTCTTCACCAGTCTTGGAGTACTGCTCGGTCATCATCTGGCGGATGCGGTGTCTCCTCTCCAGCGCCTCGATGAGGCGAGGCATGGTCTGTTCGTCTGAGGGGTCCACCATATCaatggagggcagtggtggaaGACTGTCCAGGAGGTGGTTCAATACCCCTGGGTCATCTTAGCCAAAGCAGAAGGAGAACATGACAGGTTTATTCTTTCTGttctattcttttttttttttttttttggggggggggggttgttcaaACAATACAATGCACTTGTGTGTATTACATTGTGATTCTTGagaaaacttttttattttatttttaaaaggtACAATATTGGTTTCTACACCTTTTGAACACTTTCATAGCTTGAAACCAAATATTCATGATCAAAAAGTCAtacttatgtgtgtatgtttaaaaTGAGCTAAATACATATTAATATATTTGTGCAAATTAGAAGttgtttcataaaaaaaaaaaaattgccttGACTTTTCAAGGCCTGGACATTTGATTTCCAGGTTTTCAGTGATAATCGAACGttacataaaacattttgaatttGAATATGAACTGTCAGATATAAATTGTGTGCTAGACTTGAACAGTACCGATGTTGCTGGGTCCCCCAGGTTCCTCCAGGCGCTGGGTCAGCTCATCCCTGAAGGCCTGGTTCCTGTGTCTGCGGCCCGCCGCCAGGCTGCAGATGGGCCGGTCCACAGGCCGGGCAACCTCCACCTCCTGGGTCATCTCCGCAAAGCGCATCACCAGCTGTGAACACAGAGGTAAGGATAGGTAGGACTTGcttacatgcatgcatgcacaaaaTGTTCATAAATGATTGTTGATTGCTTGCTAGTTTAACATTATTGCTCATATTCATCCCAACACATTTTATTAGTGCCTAAAGTTTCAATAACAAAGTATCTGATCAAATAAAAGAGAAGGTTTCAGAGAAAAATGGTCCACAAAACATACCCCAGTTTCTTCATAATCATCAGCTTTTGGGTTGACACACACCACCATTCTGACTTTGCCTTCACCGTCAAAGTAGTTCTTGAACAAATGAGTTACTTTGGAGTCTCTGTAAGGTACCATCTGCAACAGAAAACAAGTTACATCGTCACTACAAGTACACTGGGGAggtttttaaaaacaaaatcgtgcaaatacaaacatttatctctatatatttttaaaaactGAAACAAATGTTCTAGACCTTGTTTGTCCCACACATCTGGTTCTCTCGTAGAACCTCCATACATGTACGCAGCGTCATCAGAGACTGGTTTATGTTGCCTGGGGAGGAGACACGGCATGTACAAACTTAGTACTGGTCACATGGAAACAAAGGAAAAATCCTGGGAATATCAGAGTGGTGTTGGTTCCAGAAGTCACCTGCTTCTCTGAGGCGGCTGCCCTCTGCTCTGGTCCTACTGGTGCGTTCGCTTCCAGCCAGGTCCACCAAACACAGCTGGCTCACAGTCACCTGGTTTTTAtcctataaaacaaacacacaggcgtACGATTCATATAAGTAGCTCAGCTTTTATCTTTTTTATTAACTTTGAGTATTATAAGCCTCTTTACACAGTAGGAGTTTCCTTCAGAAGGGTGCTCTGTATATTTTGCCCTTTGAAACCAAGCTAATAAGCACGCTTGACTAGGTAAGCAAAATCTGCATGATTTTCAAAGCATGATATAGATACAGGTGCCTACATGGAGAGACTTGTTCACTTAATATTAACACCAATATCAAGGTTGTTTCTTACCTGTAGAATGTAGTCCCCGTCGGCATCCAATGGCGCCTGGGCCAGTTTGACTATGAACACACTGTGGGAGCGACTCGACTCGCGGTTCAGCTGAGTGTTTGCTATCCTCCTTTTCTTTTGACCTGGATCAAAGCACAGACAAATAAATCAGATAATCAAAGATTGTAAACAATGGCCTTCTCCAGTCAAATGTTTCACTCACCCCGCCAAAACACTTCAAAGGCTTCTTCAGTGGACTTCACCTCGACCTCTGTACATCCAGCCACATACATGTTGTGATTCTGATCCTCACGAAGAATCTTAGACTGTGGTGGTCTGATACAAGATAGAAAGGTTAGGCATTGAAAGACTCAAATCAAGCACAAATTATTCACAATTGATGGAAAACCAAGATGAATCCAACTAAACTGCAATGACAGTGAATGAAATCCACTAAACGGGTAGAGATGAGTCTGCATTTGTCATTACAGTATATACAGCATTACAATCAGAGGCAGGACGCACGAGTTTGAGCCATTCCGGGAAGCTTGAGCCTGATTTGAGTCAAAGACAAACCACGCAGAGCCAATCACACTGCTCACACAAGCCCCAAAGCGACTACCTCTAACGAGAGGGGAATGGGGAGTAAAGTCTCCTTACTATCATATAACTCATGCCATAAGCAGGGAGTTTGATTAGGAGGGTATGGGGAAGGGATGATAGGAAAACATGAGACTACATGTACTGCCCAGTTACTagcgagaagggggaggggtaaaGGGTGGCATATTGTATACACTGGTAACATACACAAACTCAGGGTTCCGCACAGGtgtgcctccacccagccacctAATGAAGACAAAACATGTCAATCTCTGATGTATAGCACATAGGCCTAGACCTCCAAGAAATACACTACAGCAAAAAACTGCAATAATTCACCTCCACTTCCACAGTGATGGTCACACAGACAAATATGCTCATCAAAGAAAAGGGCCACGCAAGAATTTACTGTAGCAGACTCAAATTGCCACTTACAGGGTAATTCTATTGAAATACCTTCAACCAAGCCCATCATAGCTAAATTGGAATTATGGAAAAGAGCATTTGACTTACTTGGGTCTAATAGGGTCATAGGGCACCTCCTCCAGGAGATCATAAATGTAGTTGTTGTATATTTCAAtgtaggacacaaacacactgtaacaGCTGTCCTCATCCACTCCCTCAgacctgcaggcctcctctgggtCAATCATGTCTGCACACTCTGGGTCTGGTTTTTGtctaaaagagatcatttagacAATAGTAGTACACTTTAACAAGTATTTTAGTAAGCAACAACTAGTAGAAAGAATAGACCAATAACAAAATTCCTTAATAACCTGATCTTTACATTACAGAATATGAACTGAGAAATATGAAAAAGGTGTTGCCCGattcatttatttgtatttgacAACTTGGTTCAAGAAATACATACTTTGAGGAAGGAGTCTTTGGCACAGACAGTTGACACTCTCTCTTCTGCCTCTCAAAAAGGGCATCAACTTGGTTCTGGATCTCCATCCCATTCTTGTCATCTGTCCTAAAGACCTGAAAACAAGAAAATGTTCACCGTTCTAAACAATCCTATTACAGGTTCCTTATTATGAAGACGTGAATACACTAAACCCATACTATTCAAGTACAGACTGCATTAGAACTCTTGTTTCTTACATATCTCTTAGCCTGAAAAGGGCTGATGCTGTTGAAAAGCATGTCCAGTGAGCGAGGGAGGAGTCCACCTTCTCCAGGTGATCCAGTCATGGTAAAGGTCTTTCCACTTCCTGTGACACCATATGTGAAAAGCAGACCTAATGGCAACAGAGGAAAACTCTTCAGTAGTatcacaaccaaacaaacagtgTGTACTACTAATTGGGAGCTTCTACCAATGGGTTGTTTTTTGCTCACTTACCATTTTTACAGTGAATGAGATCCTCCACTAGTGGTTTGGCAACATCTTTAAACAACTCGTTTTGGGTTGTCTGGATTCCAAAAACCTTCTTGAACGAGTATTGAGTCTGAAAGCCAAGAGAGAAATGTGTACTGCCATTTCTTAGCAAATTTGTCTTCAATCCCAGGTAAGCATGTTGTTACACTCTTACCTCTTTGTATTCTCCATTGCGGTTGGCTTTAAGGCCATCAGGAGCATGCAGCTGAATAGTAGAGCTGCTTATCATTTCTATACAACACTCCTCATCCTCTGCTCCCAATGGACGTATACGACAGTACACCTAAACACAAAAAAGATCAATGTAATATCTAATGTTTGACTTTGACATGGTAGGTGGTGTTAAGtcttatttggaaaatgtagttAGGATGGCAGCCAACTTACTCCAACCGggtctttctgtgtgtttgacGTTTTCTTTGTGACTGGCCTCCGAGGAGTTTTTCCCTTTCTGTCAAGTAAATACATGGATTGAGAGTACAGCAATAGCAAGTATAATGGATAGGTTGATAGTTGCTGGCCAGCTACACACAACACCAATCAAGAGTTTATTGAAATATACCAAGCGGGTGCTAGTACGTAGATTAAACAGCTGTGACTGCCTTCCAAGTAATTAAACAAATCAAGCTccagctggctagctaactactgAACGTTTAGCATGTCTAATCTGTAGATACGTTATCAAATTTAAATGATCAAATGTTACATATAAATGAGGGCAAGCAATTCATTATTGTCATAACATTTCTCCAGAGACGACATTTCAATAAAAACCACTCGCTACTGCTAGACCAGCATTATAATGCTAGCTACACGGTAGCCTAGCCCTAGTAGATAACTAGCTGTTGAATGTTAGTTGTTGAATGCAAGTGGCATGCTACGTCATCAATAAGGTAACTGTCGAGCATGCAACAGTCCTTTCACTGCATAACATAATCGTAAACTAAGAaacaaatatatacatatatatactcaCGTTGGTCTCTGCATTGTGTAGGGCAGCTATATTGTGTTGTTTATGTTACCAGACAGTGAATTGAACTCGGTTGAGCGGCCCTTCTATATTTGAAAATTCCCTCTCGTAAAACCTCTGTTTCCGGTTTTGTCTTTAAACCAATAAAATCTCTGACAAGCGTTGACGTCCCGCCCCAAATTACTGTGTAGACCCCAGGGAAGCGGAGCTTCGTCTAATCTCAAATTTGGGATGAGAATTGGAGA harbors:
- the LOC134028238 gene encoding kinesin-like protein KIF23 isoform X2; this translates as MQRPTKGKTPRRPVTKKTSNTQKDPVGVYCRIRPLGAEDEECCIEMISSSTIQLHAPDGLKANRNGEYKETQYSFKKVFGIQTTQNELFKDVAKPLVEDLIHCKNGLLFTYGVTGSGKTFTMTGSPGEGGLLPRSLDMLFNSISPFQAKRYVFRTDDKNGMEIQNQVDALFERQKRECQLSVPKTPSSKQKPDPECADMIDPEEACRSEGVDEDSCYSVFVSYIEIYNNYIYDLLEEVPYDPIRPKPPQSKILREDQNHNMYVAGCTEVEVKSTEEAFEVFWRGQKKRRIANTQLNRESSRSHSVFIVKLAQAPLDADGDYILQDKNQVTVSQLCLVDLAGSERTSRTRAEGSRLREAGNINQSLMTLRTCMEVLRENQMCGTNKMVPYRDSKVTHLFKNYFDGEGKVRMVVCVNPKADDYEETGLVMRFAEMTQEVEVARPVDRPICSLAAGRRHRNQAFRDELTQRLEEPGGPSNIDDPGVLNHLLDSLPPLPSIDMVDPSDEQTMPRLIEALERRHRIRQMMTEQYSKTANKLKSMLQEFDGNLMAKENFIQDQRGKLGEKEKVISNQKTEIERLEKKSKMLEYKIDILQKTTNIYEEDKRSLKQELESREQKLNRELSERRRMEQRMQGMVTDTKHKWEKECERRVNAKQMELQNKLWVKDEKLKQLKAIVTESNATERPEKPQRPSRERDRAAPQKRSASPTPLPDSSKTPSRHQHQAKVKAVQGHPPPSSSTSISVSVASCISDWEQKFPLEARQVREPPGTHRNSNWTPYVSSSVGRRCGQRWAPASETPSYKLDLESGSRGDVFRTRSGGQAVQFTDIETLTQEFPSTSSRKRRSGSGDGPRQAEDHRKMEWDDTENEAPVASTSSAYGYQKRRKP
- the LOC134028238 gene encoding kinesin-like protein KIF23 isoform X1: MQRPTKGKTPRRPVTKKTSNTQKDPVGVYCRIRPLGAEDEECCIEMISSSTIQLHAPDGLKANRNGEYKETQYSFKKVFGIQTTQNELFKDVAKPLVEDLIHCKNGLLFTYGVTGSGKTFTMTGSPGEGGLLPRSLDMLFNSISPFQAKRYVFRTDDKNGMEIQNQVDALFERQKRECQLSVPKTPSSKQKPDPECADMIDPEEACRSEGVDEDSCYSVFVSYIEIYNNYIYDLLEEVPYDPIRPKPPQSKILREDQNHNMYVAGCTEVEVKSTEEAFEVFWRGQKKRRIANTQLNRESSRSHSVFIVKLAQAPLDADGDYILQDKNQVTVSQLCLVDLAGSERTSRTRAEGSRLREAGNINQSLMTLRTCMEVLRENQMCGTNKMVPYRDSKVTHLFKNYFDGEGKVRMVVCVNPKADDYEETGLVMRFAEMTQEVEVARPVDRPICSLAAGRRHRNQAFRDELTQRLEEPGGPSNIDDPGVLNHLLDSLPPLPSIDMVDPSDEQTMPRLIEALERRHRIRQMMTEQYSKTANKLKSMLQEFDGNLMAKENFIQDQRGKLGEKEKVISNQKTEIERLEKKSKMLEYKIDILQKTTNIYEEDKRSLKQELESREQKLNRELSERRRMEQRMQGMVTDTKHKWEKECERRVNAKQMELQNKLWVKDEKLKQLKAIVTESNATERPEKPQRPSRERDRAAPQKRSASPTPLPDSSKTPSRHQHQAKVKAVQGHPPPSSSTSISVSVASCISDWEQKFPLEARQVREPPGTHRNSNWTPYVSSSVGRRCGQRWAPASETPSYKLDLESGSRTATPVRPLHRRSHSAGGERWVDHKPPSNLDLGTVMQPIIPSAIKVSAASEKALSKCHKYVLTHQELASDGEIETKLIKGDVFRTRSGGQAVQFTDIETLTQEFPSTSSRKRRSGSGDGPRQAEDHRKMEWDDTENEAPVASTSSAYGYQKRRKP
- the LOC134028238 gene encoding kinesin-like protein KIF23 isoform X3, with protein sequence MQRPTKGKTPRRPVTKKTSNTQKDPVGVYCRIRPLGAEDEECCIEMISSSTIQLHAPDGLKANRNGEYKETQYSFKKVFGIQTTQNELFKDVAKPLVEDLIHCKNGLLFTYGVTGSGKTFTMTGSPGEGGLLPRSLDMLFNSISPFQAKRYVFRTDDKNGMEIQNQVDALFERQKRECQLSVPKTPSSKQKPDPECADMIDPEEACRSEGVDEDSCYSVFVSYIEIYNNYIYDLLEEVPYDPIRPKPPQSKILREDQNHNMYVAGCTEVEVKSTEEAFEVFWRGQKKRRIANTQLNRESSRSHSVFIVKLAQAPLDADGDYILQDKNQVTVSQLCLVDLAGSERTSRTRAEGSRLREAGNINQSLMTLRTCMEVLRENQMCGTNKMVPYRDSKVTHLFKNYFDGEGKVRMVVCVNPKADDYEETGLVMRFAEMTQEVEVARPVDRPICSLAAGRRHRNQAFRDELTQRLEEPGGPSNIDDPGVLNHLLDSLPPLPSIDMVDPSDEQTMPRLIEALERRHRIRQMMTEQYSKTANKLKSMLQEFDGNLMAKENFIQDQRGKLGEKEKVISNQKTEIERLEKKSKMLEYKIDILQKTTNIYEEDKRSLKQELESREQKLNRELSERRRMEQRMQGMVTDTKHKWEKECERRVNAKQMELQNKLWVKDEKLKQLKAIVTESNATERPEKPQRPSRERDRAAPQKRSASPTPLPTATPVRPLHRRSHSAGGERWVDHKPPSNLDLGTVMQPIIPSAIKVSAASEKALSKCHKYVLTHQELASDGEIETKLIKGDVFRTRSGGQAVQFTDIETLTQEFPSTSSRKRRSGSGDGPRQAEDHRKMEWDDTENEAPVASTSSAYGYQKRRKP
- the LOC134028238 gene encoding kinesin-like protein KIF23 isoform X4, which gives rise to MQRPTKGKTPRRPVTKKTSNTQKDPVGVYCRIRPLGAEDEECCIEMISSSTIQLHAPDGLKANRNGEYKETQYSFKKVFGIQTTQNELFKDVAKPLVEDLIHCKNGLLFTYGVTGSGKTFTMTGSPGEGGLLPRSLDMLFNSISPFQAKRYVFRTDDKNGMEIQNQVDALFERQKRECQLSVPKTPSSKQKPDPECADMIDPEEACRSEGVDEDSCYSVFVSYIEIYNNYIYDLLEEVPYDPIRPKPPQSKILREDQNHNMYVAGCTEVEVKSTEEAFEVFWRGQKKRRIANTQLNRESSRSHSVFIVKLAQAPLDADGDYILQDKNQVTVSQLCLVDLAGSERTSRTRAEGSRLREAGNINQSLMTLRTCMEVLRENQMCGTNKMVPYRDSKVTHLFKNYFDGEGKVRMVVCVNPKADDYEETGLVMRFAEMTQEVEVARPVDRPICSLAAGRRHRNQAFRDELTQRLEEPGGPSNIDDPGVLNHLLDSLPPLPSIDMVDPSDEQTMPRLIEALERRHRIRQMMTEQYSKTANKLKSMLQEFDGNLMAKENFIQDQRGKLGEKEKVISNQKTEIERLEKKSKMLEYKIDILQKTTNIYEEDKRSLKQELESREQKLNRELSERRRMEQRMQGMVTDTKHKWEKECERRVNAKQMELQNKLWVKDEKLKQLKAIVTESNATERPEKPQRPSRERDRAAPQKRSASPTPLPGDVFRTRSGGQAVQFTDIETLTQEFPSTSSRKRRSGSGDGPRQAEDHRKMEWDDTENEAPVASTSSAYGYQKRRKP